Proteins encoded together in one Streptomyces sp. NA04227 window:
- a CDS encoding ROK family transcriptional regulator — MPRIHSGATSAGDLLHLVRSGRATTRGALQEVTGLSRATVGQRLDRLFRAGWLREGAVGRVESPLGGRPSVHLEFDDSHAVVLAADLDTHRARAALLDLRGSILARYEGELAVDAGPDAVLTTLARWFAVLLKETGHPAGAVCGIGLAVPGPVDPASGIVVQPPIMPGWDGVDVPALMRRAFAAQAGGPDPDRGDALGTPVLVDNDANLMAYGEQRTAYPDCAAFALIKVSTGIGAGVVVGGELYRGVDGGAGDIGHVRVPEGADEPCTCGAHGCLAAVASGRALARRLTRAGVPAAGGADVRALLAAGNPAAIRLAREAGRRVGEVLATVVTLLNPGVLMVGGDLAGTPFLTGVRELLYERALPRSTARLQIVPPALGEEAGLVGGAALVVEHLYAPARVEERLAALGF; from the coding sequence ATGCCGAGGATTCACAGCGGTGCGACGAGCGCGGGCGACCTGCTCCATCTCGTACGCAGCGGCCGGGCCACCACCCGCGGCGCGCTCCAGGAGGTCACCGGACTCTCCCGGGCGACTGTCGGGCAGCGCCTTGACCGGCTGTTCCGGGCGGGCTGGCTGCGCGAGGGCGCGGTGGGCCGGGTCGAGTCGCCGCTCGGCGGACGGCCCTCGGTGCACCTGGAGTTCGACGACTCCCACGCGGTCGTGCTCGCCGCCGACCTCGACACCCACCGCGCCCGCGCCGCACTGCTCGATCTGCGCGGCTCGATCCTCGCCCGGTACGAGGGCGAACTCGCCGTCGACGCGGGCCCGGACGCCGTACTGACCACCCTCGCCCGCTGGTTCGCCGTGCTGCTGAAGGAGACCGGGCATCCGGCCGGGGCGGTGTGCGGGATCGGTCTCGCGGTGCCGGGGCCGGTCGACCCGGCGAGCGGGATCGTCGTACAGCCGCCGATCATGCCCGGCTGGGACGGCGTCGACGTACCCGCCCTGATGCGCCGGGCCTTCGCCGCACAGGCGGGCGGCCCCGACCCGGACCGCGGGGACGCCCTCGGCACCCCGGTCCTGGTCGACAACGACGCCAATCTGATGGCGTACGGCGAACAGCGCACCGCCTATCCCGACTGCGCGGCCTTCGCCCTGATCAAGGTCTCCACCGGGATAGGCGCGGGCGTGGTGGTCGGCGGCGAGCTCTACCGGGGGGTGGACGGCGGCGCCGGGGACATCGGCCACGTCCGGGTACCCGAGGGCGCCGACGAGCCCTGCACCTGCGGCGCCCACGGTTGCCTGGCCGCGGTGGCCAGCGGACGCGCGCTGGCCCGGCGGCTCACCCGAGCGGGCGTCCCGGCGGCGGGCGGCGCGGACGTACGGGCACTGCTCGCCGCGGGCAACCCGGCGGCGATACGGCTGGCCCGGGAGGCGGGCCGCCGGGTGGGCGAGGTCCTCGCCACCGTGGTCACACTCCTGAACCCAGGCGTCCTGATGGTCGGCGGCGACCTCGCGGGGACGCCGTTCCTGACCGGGGTGCGCGAGCTGCTGTACGAACGGGCCCTGCCGCGGTCCACGGCGCGGCTGCAGATCGTCCCGCCCGCGCTCGGCGAGGAGGCGGGGCTGGTGGGCGGGGCCGCGCTGGTGGTGGAGCACCTCTACGCTCCGGCCCGGGTGGAGGAGCGGTTGGCGGCGCTGGGCTTCTGA
- the ppdK gene encoding pyruvate, phosphate dikinase: MSENKEQKFVYDFTEGNRDLKDLLGGKGANLAEMTNLGLPVPPGFTITTEACKVYLESGSEPVELRDEVSAHLDALEKKMGKKLGQADNPLLVSVRSGAKFSMPGMMDTVLNIGLSDASVTGLVQQAGDERFAWDSYRRLIQMFGKTVLDVDGELFEEAIDAAKEAKQVKTDIELDADDLKKLVGQFKQIVADRAGREFPQDPREQMDLAIKAVFDSWNTERAILYRRQERIPGDLGTAVNVCSMVFGNLGPDSGTGVAFTRDPASGHQGVYGDYLQNAQGEDVVAGIRNTVPLADLEQIDKKSYDELMRIMETLETHYKDLCDIEFTIERGTLWMLQTRVGKRTAGAAFRIATQLVDQGLIDEAEALQRVNGAQLAQLMFPRFDDQAKTELLGRGIAASPGAAVGKAVFDSYTAVKWSRSGEKVILIRRETNPDDLNGMIAAEGILTSRGGKTSHAAVVARGMGKTCVCGAEEIEVDTKRRRLTVGDVVVEEGDIVSIDGSTGKVYLGEVPVVPSPVVEYFEGRMHAGADDADELVGAVHRIMAYADRVRRLRVRANADNAEDASRARRFGAQGIGLCRTEHMFLGERRELVESLILADTDEERERALAELLPLQKKDFVELFEAMDGLPVTVRLLDPPLHEFLPDITELSVRVALAESRKDANENDLRLLQAVHRLHEQNPMLGLRGVRLGLVIPGLFTMQVRAIAEAAAERRDAKGDPRAEIMIPLVGTVQELELVRDEAEQVIAEIEQATGQDLKLALGTMIELPRAALTAGQIAEAAEFFSFGTNDLTQTVWGFSRDDVEASFFTAYLEKGIFGVSPFETIDKDGVGKLVRDAAKAGRETRPDLKLGVCGEHGGDPESVHFFHEVGLDYVSCSPFRIPVARLEAGRAAAASQGSDSR, encoded by the coding sequence GTGTCGGAAAACAAAGAGCAGAAGTTCGTTTACGACTTCACCGAGGGCAATCGCGACCTCAAGGACCTGCTCGGCGGGAAGGGTGCGAACCTCGCCGAGATGACCAATCTTGGTCTCCCGGTGCCACCCGGGTTCACCATCACCACCGAGGCCTGCAAGGTCTACCTGGAGAGCGGCTCCGAGCCCGTCGAGCTCCGCGACGAGGTGAGTGCGCACCTCGACGCCCTCGAGAAGAAGATGGGCAAGAAGCTCGGCCAGGCGGACAACCCCCTCCTCGTGTCGGTCCGTTCGGGCGCCAAGTTCTCCATGCCCGGCATGATGGACACCGTCCTCAACATCGGCCTCTCGGACGCCTCGGTGACCGGGCTTGTCCAGCAGGCCGGTGACGAGCGCTTCGCGTGGGACTCCTACCGCCGCCTCATCCAGATGTTCGGCAAGACCGTGCTCGACGTCGACGGCGAACTCTTCGAGGAGGCCATCGACGCGGCGAAGGAAGCCAAGCAGGTCAAGACCGACATCGAGCTGGACGCGGACGACCTCAAGAAGCTGGTCGGCCAGTTCAAGCAGATCGTCGCGGACCGGGCCGGACGCGAGTTCCCGCAGGACCCGCGCGAGCAGATGGACCTCGCCATAAAGGCGGTCTTCGACTCGTGGAACACCGAGCGGGCCATCCTCTACCGCCGCCAGGAGCGCATCCCCGGCGACCTCGGCACCGCCGTCAACGTCTGCTCCATGGTCTTCGGCAACCTCGGCCCCGACTCCGGCACCGGCGTCGCCTTCACCCGTGACCCCGCCTCGGGCCACCAGGGCGTGTACGGCGACTACCTGCAGAACGCGCAGGGCGAGGACGTCGTCGCCGGTATCCGCAACACCGTGCCGCTCGCCGATCTCGAGCAGATCGACAAGAAGTCGTACGACGAGCTGATGCGGATCATGGAGACGCTCGAGACGCACTACAAGGACCTGTGCGACATCGAGTTCACCATCGAGCGCGGCACCCTGTGGATGCTCCAGACCCGCGTCGGCAAGCGCACCGCCGGTGCCGCCTTCCGGATCGCCACCCAGCTGGTGGACCAGGGCCTGATCGACGAGGCCGAGGCCCTCCAGCGGGTGAACGGCGCCCAGCTCGCGCAGCTGATGTTCCCGCGCTTCGACGACCAGGCGAAGACGGAGCTGCTCGGCCGCGGCATCGCCGCCTCGCCGGGTGCCGCGGTCGGCAAGGCCGTCTTCGACTCCTACACGGCCGTCAAGTGGTCGCGCTCCGGCGAGAAGGTCATCCTCATCCGCCGTGAGACCAACCCCGACGACCTCAACGGCATGATCGCCGCCGAGGGCATCCTGACCTCGCGCGGCGGCAAGACCTCGCACGCCGCCGTCGTCGCCCGCGGCATGGGCAAGACCTGTGTCTGCGGCGCCGAGGAGATCGAGGTCGACACCAAGCGCCGCCGTCTGACGGTGGGCGACGTGGTCGTCGAGGAGGGCGACATCGTCTCGATCGACGGCTCCACCGGCAAGGTCTACCTCGGTGAGGTACCGGTCGTACCCTCCCCGGTCGTCGAGTACTTCGAGGGCCGCATGCACGCCGGCGCCGACGACGCGGACGAGCTCGTCGGCGCCGTGCACCGGATCATGGCCTACGCGGACCGGGTGCGCCGCCTGCGGGTGCGCGCCAACGCCGACAACGCCGAGGACGCCTCGCGCGCCCGCCGCTTCGGCGCCCAGGGCATCGGCCTGTGCCGCACCGAGCACATGTTCCTCGGTGAGCGCCGTGAGCTGGTCGAGTCGCTGATCCTGGCCGACACCGACGAGGAGCGCGAGCGGGCGCTCGCCGAACTCCTGCCGCTGCAGAAGAAGGACTTCGTCGAGCTCTTCGAGGCGATGGACGGACTGCCCGTCACGGTGCGTCTGCTCGACCCGCCGCTGCACGAGTTCCTGCCCGACATCACCGAGCTGTCGGTCCGCGTCGCGCTCGCCGAGTCCCGCAAGGACGCCAACGAGAACGACCTGCGCCTGCTCCAGGCCGTGCACCGGCTGCACGAGCAGAACCCGATGCTGGGTCTGCGCGGTGTCCGCCTCGGTCTGGTCATCCCGGGCCTGTTCACCATGCAGGTACGGGCCATCGCCGAGGCCGCGGCCGAGCGCCGCGACGCCAAGGGCGACCCGCGCGCCGAGATCATGATCCCGCTGGTGGGCACCGTCCAGGAGCTGGAGCTGGTCCGCGACGAGGCCGAGCAGGTCATCGCCGAGATCGAGCAGGCCACCGGCCAGGACCTGAAGCTGGCGCTCGGCACCATGATCGAGCTGCCGCGTGCCGCCCTGACCGCGGGCCAGATCGCCGAGGCCGCCGAGTTCTTCTCCTTCGGCACCAACGACCTCACCCAGACGGTCTGGGGCTTCTCCCGGGACGACGTGGAGGCGAGCTTCTTCACCGCGTACCTGGAGAAGGGCATCTTCGGGGTCTCGCCCTTCGAGACCATCGACAAGGACGGCGTGGGCAAGCTGGTCCGCGACGCCGCCAAGGCCGGCCGCGAGACGCGTCCCGACCTGAAGCTCGGCGTCTGCGGCGAGCACGGCGGTGACCCGGAGTCGGTGCACTTCTTCCACGAGGTGGGCCTGGACTACGTCTCCTGCTCGCCGTTCCGTATCCCGGTCGCCCGCCTGGAGGCCGGTCGCGCCGCCGCCGCCTCGCAGGGCAGCGACAGCCGCTGA
- a CDS encoding oxidoreductase — protein MTGWTVHDIPDQSGRTAVVTGANGGLGLTTARELARRGARVVLACRSEERGLAARDEIRAVAPAAEVEFRPLDLGSLESVRDFVTGFARDHQRLDLLVNNAGVMALPHTLTKDGFETQFGVNHLGHFALTGELMPLLLDTPGARVISVSSGLHALSNIDIADLNSERGYRRWIAYGRSKTANLLFIHELARRLSAAGTDVIAAAAHPGYAATNLQSAGPRMEGRKGMERASEFANRLVAQSAEDGALPLLFAATAPGVTPDSFTGPRFLMWRGAPARSWRAPWTLNDAAGERLWEASEQLTGVRYTSLKV, from the coding sequence ATGACCGGCTGGACCGTGCACGACATCCCCGACCAGAGCGGCCGCACCGCCGTCGTCACCGGAGCCAACGGCGGCCTCGGACTGACCACGGCCAGGGAGCTGGCCCGCAGAGGCGCCCGTGTGGTCCTGGCCTGCCGCAGCGAGGAGCGCGGGCTCGCCGCGCGCGACGAGATCCGCGCCGTGGCGCCCGCGGCCGAAGTCGAGTTCCGGCCGCTGGATCTCGGCTCGCTGGAATCCGTCCGCGATTTCGTCACCGGCTTCGCCCGCGACCACCAGCGGCTCGACCTGCTGGTCAACAACGCGGGTGTGATGGCGCTGCCGCACACGCTGACCAAGGACGGCTTCGAGACCCAGTTCGGGGTCAACCACCTCGGCCACTTCGCCCTGACGGGCGAGCTGATGCCGCTGCTCCTCGACACCCCCGGCGCCCGCGTGATCAGCGTCTCCAGCGGACTCCACGCGCTGTCCAACATCGACATCGCCGACCTCAACAGCGAACGCGGCTACCGGCGCTGGATCGCCTACGGCCGCTCCAAGACCGCCAACCTGCTCTTCATCCACGAGCTGGCCCGCCGTCTGTCCGCCGCGGGCACCGACGTGATCGCGGCCGCCGCCCACCCGGGCTACGCCGCCACCAACCTGCAGAGCGCCGGGCCCCGGATGGAGGGCCGCAAGGGCATGGAGCGGGCGAGCGAGTTCGCCAACCGGCTCGTCGCGCAGTCCGCCGAGGACGGCGCCCTGCCGCTCCTGTTCGCCGCGACCGCGCCGGGCGTCACCCCCGACTCGTTCACCGGCCCGCGTTTCCTGATGTGGCGCGGCGCCCCGGCCCGCTCCTGGCGCGCCCCGTGGACCCTCAACGACGCGGCGGGCGAACGCCTGTGGGAGGCCTCGGAGCAGCTGACCGGGGTGCGCTACACCTCGCTCAAGGTCTGA